The following coding sequences lie in one Thermosulfuriphilus ammonigenes genomic window:
- a CDS encoding SDH family Clp fold serine proteinase: MNVFDIFWLFFMITALQPILRQRFLEAARQRMIAKIEKSRGSRVILLVHRQETMSLLGFPIVRYIDVNDSEQVIRAIHLTDKDVPIDLILHTPGGLVLAALQIARAVKRHPAKVTAFIPHYAMSGGTLIALAADEIVMDEHAVLGPVDPQLGQFPAASLVRVVREKPLDKVDDQTLIMADMAEKALRQMKANLSELLAGKYEPQRVEELAETLSQGRWTHDYPITFDEAQRLGLPVSKDMPTEIYQLMSLFPQPVRQQPSVEFLPTPRKGHEGGQGTGLFF, translated from the coding sequence ATGAACGTTTTTGATATTTTCTGGCTGTTTTTTATGATTACCGCCCTTCAGCCCATCTTGAGGCAGCGTTTTCTGGAGGCGGCCAGACAGCGAATGATCGCCAAGATCGAAAAATCTCGGGGTTCACGGGTTATACTCCTGGTGCATCGTCAGGAGACCATGAGTCTCCTTGGTTTTCCCATTGTTCGTTACATAGACGTCAATGATTCTGAGCAGGTCATCAGGGCTATTCACCTCACCGATAAGGACGTCCCCATTGACCTGATTCTTCATACCCCGGGAGGGTTAGTGCTGGCAGCCCTTCAAATAGCCCGGGCCGTTAAGCGCCACCCTGCCAAGGTAACGGCCTTTATCCCCCACTACGCCATGAGTGGAGGCACCCTTATCGCCTTGGCTGCTGATGAGATTGTCATGGACGAGCACGCCGTCCTTGGTCCGGTGGACCCTCAGCTTGGTCAGTTTCCGGCGGCTTCTCTGGTTCGGGTGGTCAGGGAAAAGCCTCTGGATAAAGTCGATGATCAGACCTTGATTATGGCTGACATGGCCGAAAAGGCCTTAAGGCAGATGAAGGCCAACCTCTCGGAGCTTCTGGCCGGCAAATATGAGCCCCAAAGGGTGGAGGAGCTGGCCGAGACGCTCTCTCAGGGCCGCTGGACCCACGATTATCCCATCACCTTTGATGAGGCCCAGCGTCTGGGGCTTCCGGTAAGTAAGGACATGCCTACGGAGATCTACCAGCTGATGAGCCTCTTTCCCCAGCCGGTAAGACAGCAACCCTCCGTGGAGTTTCTTCCCACCCCCCGTAAGGGACATGAGGGAGGGCAGGGGACAGGGCTCTTCTTTTAG
- a CDS encoding rhomboid family intramembrane serine protease: MIPIQDSIPRRCPPLVTWGLIGLNTLVFLYELSLPRESLEHFFYLFGIVPARYTHPDWAVWFGLAMDDYWPFLTSMFLHGSWVHFIGNMWTLWIFGDNVEDQMGPWRFLIFYLLCGLAAGVVHVLLNPHSTVPTIGASGAISGVMGAYYALFPLARIIVMIPIFFFPFFFELPAILYLGLWFLIQLTSGTLSLALPAAHGGIAWWAHVGGFVAGVILYRFFLSRGRPCRYYPDESIPWGVNWPQGHQNYR, encoded by the coding sequence ATGATACCTATTCAGGACAGCATTCCCAGAAGGTGTCCCCCTCTTGTTACCTGGGGCCTTATTGGTCTTAACACCCTGGTCTTTCTCTACGAGCTCAGTCTCCCCAGGGAGAGTCTGGAGCATTTTTTCTACCTGTTTGGTATAGTCCCGGCCCGCTATACCCACCCTGACTGGGCCGTTTGGTTTGGGCTGGCCATGGATGACTACTGGCCCTTTCTTACCTCCATGTTTCTTCACGGAAGCTGGGTCCACTTCATTGGCAATATGTGGACACTCTGGATCTTCGGCGACAACGTCGAAGATCAGATGGGGCCCTGGCGTTTTCTGATCTTCTATCTCCTCTGCGGCCTGGCTGCCGGGGTGGTCCACGTGCTTTTAAACCCTCATTCTACTGTTCCCACTATCGGAGCCTCGGGGGCTATATCTGGCGTCATGGGGGCCTACTATGCCCTTTTCCCCCTGGCCCGCATAATTGTTATGATTCCTATATTTTTCTTTCCCTTCTTCTTTGAACTTCCGGCCATCCTTTATCTGGGTCTCTGGTTCCTCATCCAGCTTACCAGTGGCACCCTGAGTCTGGCCTTGCCGGCCGCCCACGGAGGAATCGCCTGGTGGGCCCATGTCGGAGGGTTCGTGGCCGGAGTTATCCTTTATCGTTTCTTCCTCAGTCGGGGGAGACCGTGTCGCTACTATCCAGACGAATCTATACCCTGGGGGGTTAACTGGCCCCAGGGACACCAAAACTATCGTTGA
- a CDS encoding phenylacetate--CoA ligase family protein, which yields MKMSVEPTWAETIKNLRRSEMDRNIEHLSPEDLNQWQAELLQSTINRVYERVPFYRKLMDEAGIGPEEIKGLEDITRLPFTTRQELAANYPYDHFAVPLKDIIRIHVFPGVHERPVVRGYTRADVLARQELVTRFLKACGVGPEDIVQICLERGMAVWGEELRQGAESLGAVVIPPDPVSPANQLLVMGDFKTSVLITTPSYGLHLLDWLRENGVKKPLFLRRGIFVGETLTDSARRELEEGFGIEALSGYGIIEAAGPGMAYECEARDGLHLAADHIIAEIIDPESQAPLPPGEEGELVVTTLSVKANPLIRFRTGDRTKIIPEKCPCGRTTPRIAPISGRTDELLVIRGVKLSREILGKLISQTLKEREVSFEVEIKTRRHLQTLEIKIAMSPDIFVESIPGLHQRLSQVEAAILETVGLPVKVTFVEATSRNG from the coding sequence ATGAAGATGTCCGTCGAGCCTACCTGGGCCGAGACTATAAAGAATTTGCGGAGGTCTGAGATGGACCGCAATATCGAACACCTTTCCCCAGAAGACCTTAACCAATGGCAGGCCGAACTCCTCCAGAGCACCATTAACCGTGTCTATGAGCGGGTCCCCTTTTATCGCAAACTTATGGACGAGGCCGGAATCGGGCCAGAGGAGATAAAAGGCCTTGAGGATATCACCCGCCTACCTTTCACCACCCGCCAGGAACTGGCAGCAAACTATCCCTACGATCACTTTGCCGTACCCCTGAAAGACATCATCCGCATCCACGTTTTCCCCGGAGTCCACGAACGACCAGTGGTCAGGGGCTACACTCGAGCCGATGTCCTGGCCCGCCAGGAACTGGTTACCCGTTTTCTCAAGGCCTGCGGGGTAGGCCCGGAGGACATCGTTCAGATATGCCTTGAAAGAGGCATGGCTGTCTGGGGAGAGGAACTTCGCCAGGGGGCCGAGTCCCTGGGAGCAGTAGTTATTCCCCCGGACCCGGTTTCGCCGGCCAACCAGCTCCTGGTCATGGGGGATTTTAAGACCAGCGTCCTTATCACCACCCCTTCATATGGGCTTCATCTCCTGGATTGGCTGCGGGAAAACGGGGTTAAGAAACCCCTTTTTCTCAGGAGAGGCATCTTTGTAGGAGAGACCTTGACCGATTCGGCCCGCAGAGAGCTTGAGGAAGGGTTCGGCATCGAGGCCCTATCGGGCTATGGCATCATTGAGGCCGCCGGCCCTGGCATGGCCTATGAATGCGAGGCGCGAGACGGACTCCATCTGGCCGCCGACCACATCATCGCTGAGATTATTGATCCCGAAAGCCAGGCCCCCCTTCCCCCTGGAGAAGAGGGAGAGCTGGTGGTCACCACCCTTTCAGTTAAGGCCAACCCCCTTATCCGCTTCCGCACCGGGGATCGAACAAAGATCATCCCAGAGAAGTGCCCCTGCGGCCGCACCACTCCGCGGATTGCCCCTATTAGTGGGCGCACCGACGAACTTCTGGTTATCAGGGGAGTTAAGCTTTCGCGGGAGATTCTGGGCAAACTGATCTCCCAAACCCTAAAAGAGAGGGAGGTCTCCTTTGAGGTAGAGATCAAAACCAGACGTCATCTTCAGACCTTAGAGATAAAAATAGCCATGTCACCTGATATTTTTGTCGAGAGCATCCCCGGTCTTCACCAGCGTCTTTCCCAGGTGGAGGCGGCCATTCTGGAGACGGTGGGCCTCCCCGTCAAGGTGACCTTCGTTGAGGCCACCTCCCGTAATGGCTAA
- a CDS encoding ABC transporter ATP-binding protein → MANQVILSVKGLQKAFGGLMAVSQVDFDIRAGQIKALIGPNGSGKTTTFNLITGHYRPDAGEILFEGEQITVLPPHEIARRGIARTFQNLELFENMTVLENVLIGLYLRAGVSTLGALVRAPSWWRKEKAAQDKALEILERFGLAARAQEPVANLPFGLQRFVEIARALATSPKVLLLDEAASGLDGREKEILCEHILEIRRSGVTIFMVEHDMNMTMNLAEEVVVLDHGQKIAEGTPREIQRHPEVIAVYLG, encoded by the coding sequence GTGGCGAACCAGGTAATTCTCTCGGTAAAGGGGCTTCAGAAGGCCTTCGGCGGCCTTATGGCCGTATCCCAGGTGGATTTCGACATCCGGGCCGGGCAAATAAAGGCCCTTATTGGCCCCAATGGTAGCGGCAAGACCACCACCTTTAACCTCATCACCGGCCATTATCGACCAGATGCAGGGGAGATCCTCTTTGAGGGAGAACAGATCACCGTACTGCCGCCCCACGAAATTGCCCGCCGTGGCATCGCCCGAACATTCCAGAACCTGGAACTTTTTGAGAACATGACCGTCTTAGAAAATGTTCTCATCGGTCTCTACCTCCGGGCCGGAGTAAGCACCCTTGGGGCCCTGGTAAGGGCGCCCTCTTGGTGGCGCAAGGAAAAGGCTGCCCAAGATAAGGCCCTGGAGATCTTAGAACGCTTCGGTTTGGCCGCCAGGGCCCAAGAGCCGGTGGCCAACCTGCCCTTCGGACTCCAGCGCTTTGTGGAGATCGCCCGGGCCCTGGCCACCTCTCCCAAGGTCCTCCTTCTGGATGAGGCCGCCTCCGGCCTTGACGGCCGGGAGAAGGAAATCCTCTGTGAACATATCCTGGAGATACGTCGCTCCGGGGTCACCATCTTCATGGTCGAACACGACATGAATATGACCATGAACCTGGCTGAAGAGGTGGTGGTTCTCGACCATGGTCAGAAGATAGCCGAAGGCACCCCTCGGGAGATCCAGCGTCATCCAGAGGTCATCGCCGTCTATCTGGGGTAG
- a CDS encoding branched-chain amino acid ABC transporter permease, producing MSELLQYLFSGLTNGAIYALIALGFTIIFNATEVINFAQGEFVMLGAMILATLCQHTSLPLPLAFVITMAIVAAVGVMMERLTIRPARKASPLVLIIITIGVSILIKGVAMLIWGKDPLPVPAFSGEKPIFIMGATLIPQGLWVLGVGLVAVALTQWFFQGTIMGKAMRACAVSQRAASLIGINVSPLVLISFALSAATSAIAGMVISPITFATYDMGTMLGLKGFCAAVLGGLGSGLGSIMGGFLLGILESLAAGLISSAYKDAVAFFILILVLLLRPQGLFGLKEVKKL from the coding sequence ATGAGTGAACTTCTACAATATCTGTTCTCCGGACTCACCAATGGGGCCATCTACGCCCTTATCGCCCTGGGCTTTACCATCATCTTTAACGCCACCGAGGTTATAAATTTCGCCCAGGGTGAATTTGTTATGTTGGGGGCCATGATTTTGGCCACCCTCTGCCAACACACCTCTCTCCCCCTGCCCCTGGCCTTTGTGATCACCATGGCCATTGTGGCCGCAGTGGGAGTAATGATGGAACGCCTCACCATTAGGCCCGCCAGAAAGGCCAGCCCCCTGGTTCTGATCATCATCACCATTGGGGTATCCATCCTCATCAAGGGAGTGGCCATGCTTATCTGGGGCAAAGACCCTTTACCTGTTCCGGCCTTCTCCGGTGAGAAGCCCATATTCATTATGGGAGCCACCCTGATCCCCCAAGGCCTCTGGGTCCTGGGGGTAGGGCTGGTAGCTGTAGCCCTTACCCAGTGGTTCTTTCAGGGAACCATTATGGGTAAGGCCATGAGGGCCTGCGCTGTGAGTCAGCGGGCAGCCAGCCTGATAGGGATTAACGTCTCCCCTCTTGTTCTCATCTCCTTTGCCTTGAGTGCAGCCACCTCGGCCATTGCCGGCATGGTCATCTCACCCATTACCTTTGCCACCTATGATATGGGCACCATGCTGGGCCTCAAGGGCTTTTGCGCCGCTGTTCTAGGCGGCCTGGGAAGTGGATTGGGGTCCATAATGGGAGGCTTCCTTTTGGGGATCCTTGAGTCCTTAGCCGCTGGCTTGATATCTTCGGCCTATAAAGACGCCGTGGCCTTCTTCATCCTCATCTTGGTGCTCCTTCTCCGTCCCCAGGGTCTTTTCGGACTCAAGGAGGTTAAGAAGCTCTGA
- a CDS encoding branched-chain amino acid ABC transporter permease: protein MPGFKKDHLGVLGLLVFTLVVPFAIQNDYHLNVLVILGINAIIVVGLSLLMGYAGQVSLGHAAFYGLGAYTSGILTATYGLNQPLAWLAALCFSALVALILALATLRLKGHYLAMATLGFGVIVYVFFKEMTWLTGGPSGLVGIPLLKIMGHELTKPVEYFLLIWGILTFVCFMAVNLVDSPFGKSLMAIHTSEAAAQAMGINTMRLKVIVFVLSAVLAALAGVLYAHFVTFISPTSFGFIFSVKLVTMVVIGGMANLWGALAGTVLLTVLPEFLVVLEDYDVIVFGLILVVVMIFMPEGLIRGLLALTRGGNLWRTR, encoded by the coding sequence ATGCCTGGCTTCAAGAAGGATCACCTCGGAGTTTTAGGACTTTTGGTCTTTACCCTGGTGGTTCCTTTTGCCATCCAAAATGACTATCACCTTAACGTCTTGGTTATCCTGGGCATAAACGCCATTATCGTCGTAGGACTATCTCTCCTCATGGGCTATGCCGGTCAGGTCTCCCTTGGACATGCCGCCTTCTACGGTTTAGGGGCCTATACTTCAGGGATCTTGACCGCCACCTATGGTCTCAACCAGCCCCTGGCTTGGCTGGCCGCGCTCTGTTTTTCCGCTCTGGTGGCCTTAATCCTGGCCCTGGCGACCCTGAGGCTAAAGGGACATTATCTGGCCATGGCCACCCTCGGCTTTGGGGTCATTGTCTATGTCTTCTTTAAGGAGATGACCTGGCTCACCGGCGGGCCCTCTGGTCTGGTGGGCATCCCCTTGCTCAAGATCATGGGCCATGAGCTAACCAAACCGGTGGAATATTTTCTTCTTATCTGGGGGATCCTGACTTTTGTTTGTTTCATGGCGGTAAATCTGGTGGATTCTCCCTTCGGCAAATCCCTTATGGCCATCCACACCAGCGAGGCTGCGGCCCAGGCCATGGGCATTAATACCATGAGACTCAAGGTGATTGTCTTTGTGCTCAGCGCTGTTCTGGCCGCCCTGGCCGGTGTCCTTTACGCCCATTTCGTTACCTTTATCTCCCCTACTTCCTTTGGTTTTATCTTCTCTGTCAAGCTAGTGACCATGGTGGTCATTGGAGGAATGGCCAATCTCTGGGGGGCCCTAGCCGGCACAGTCCTTCTAACGGTGCTGCCAGAGTTCTTAGTAGTTCTGGAAGACTATGACGTAATAGTCTTTGGTCTCATCCTGGTAGTGGTGATGATTTTCATGCCTGAAGGCCTCATTCGGGGTCTTTTAGCCCTAACCAGAGGAGGAAACCTGTGGCGAACCAGGTAA
- a CDS encoding ABC transporter ATP-binding protein, translating into MLKIKNLYTAYGRILVLKNVSLHVDRGEIVCLIGANGAGKTTLLLTVSGLVSAREGEIFFEGVPIHHLAPHQIVRLGISQVPEGRQIFAPLTVRENLELGAYHRWRQEGKRAVLADLEEVYRLFPRLKEREKQLAGTLSGGEQQMLAIGRAFMARPKLLLLDEPSLGLAPKLVDFIMEKILELNRQGLTILIVEQNARRALEIAHRGYVLETGRIVLQGSAQELALDEDVRRAYLGRDYKEFAEV; encoded by the coding sequence ATGCTGAAGATCAAAAATCTTTACACTGCCTATGGAAGGATTCTGGTCTTAAAGAATGTCTCTCTTCATGTGGATCGGGGAGAGATAGTCTGTCTCATAGGGGCCAACGGAGCCGGGAAGACCACCCTGCTCCTGACCGTCTCCGGCCTGGTTTCAGCCCGGGAAGGAGAGATTTTCTTTGAAGGGGTCCCCATCCACCACCTTGCTCCCCATCAAATTGTCCGCCTGGGAATCTCCCAGGTGCCTGAAGGTCGCCAGATATTCGCTCCCCTTACTGTCCGGGAGAACCTGGAGCTGGGGGCCTATCATCGCTGGCGTCAGGAGGGCAAGAGGGCCGTTCTGGCCGATTTGGAAGAAGTCTATCGGCTCTTTCCTCGCCTTAAAGAACGCGAAAAACAGCTTGCGGGAACCCTTTCCGGTGGAGAACAGCAAATGTTGGCCATTGGTCGGGCCTTTATGGCTCGCCCCAAACTGCTGCTCCTTGATGAGCCTTCCCTGGGGCTGGCCCCTAAGCTGGTGGACTTTATCATGGAAAAGATCCTGGAGCTCAATCGCCAAGGGTTGACCATTCTCATTGTGGAACAAAACGCCCGCCGGGCCCTGGAGATCGCCCACCGGGGCTATGTGCTTGAGACTGGACGCATTGTGCTCCAGGGATCCGCCCAGGAGCTGGCCCTAGATGAAGATGTCCGTCGAGCCTACCTGGGCCGAGACTATAAAGAATTTGCGGAGGTCTGA